The following are from one region of the Paenalkalicoccus suaedae genome:
- a CDS encoding peroxiredoxin family protein, producing MKRIISIIILLAAIILAGSVIYADRTDRANEEALQYYLDNDGMERTEQPSEDEMIGFEHVEGVGVQPGMIAPDFTLTTLEGDEVSLRDYRGDFVIVNMWATWCPPCLEEMPHFVDFYEAYEDDNVEILGVNMTATERNIDGVQQFAEDFQLPFPIPLDEAGEMEDLYEIFAMPTTYIIDPEGRVAMNRPGYVSYDILEESYLTIRENVQAN from the coding sequence ATGAAGCGGATTATATCCATTATTATTCTACTTGCTGCAATTATACTCGCAGGTAGTGTTATATATGCAGATAGGACGGACAGGGCAAACGAGGAAGCACTGCAATACTATTTAGATAATGATGGTATGGAGCGCACGGAACAACCATCTGAGGACGAAATGATCGGTTTTGAGCATGTAGAAGGTGTGGGTGTGCAGCCCGGAATGATTGCACCGGACTTCACACTCACAACACTTGAAGGGGACGAAGTGTCACTCCGTGATTATCGTGGAGATTTTGTCATCGTTAATATGTGGGCGACGTGGTGTCCGCCATGTTTAGAAGAGATGCCTCACTTCGTTGATTTTTATGAAGCGTATGAGGATGATAATGTAGAGATTTTAGGAGTTAATATGACTGCTACGGAGAGAAACATAGACGGTGTTCAACAATTTGCAGAAGATTTTCAGCTACCATTCCCAATTCCTTTAGATGAAGCTGGAGAAATGGAAGACTTGTATGAGATTTTTGCGATGCCGACAACGTATATTATTGATCCAGAAGGTCGCGTCGCTATGAACCGCCCTGGTTACGTAAGCTATGACATTTTAGAAGAAAGTTATTTAACGATACGGGAGAATGTGCAGGCTAACTAA